In the genome of Lynx canadensis isolate LIC74 chromosome X, mLynCan4.pri.v2, whole genome shotgun sequence, one region contains:
- the TLR8 gene encoding toll-like receptor 8 — protein MTLQSLLLTCLFLLISDSHEFFTEANYSRSYPCDEKRQNGSIIAQCDDRRLREVPQTVSKYVTALDLSYNFITHITNESFQGLQNLTSINLNHNANQQHLNENPDINRSGMNITDGAFLNLQNLNQLLLEDNQLDQIPAGLPGSLRELSLIQNNIIWVAKKNTSGLTNLERLYLSWNCYFGNNCNNKTFDIEDGTFESLTNLKVLSLSFNKLVHVPPKLPNSLTELYLSNAKIKVISQEDFKGLTNLTVLDLSGNCPRCFNAPFPCTPCEGGSSIQIHPLAFQTLTELRYLNLSSTSLQKIPAMWFQSMHNLKVLHLEFNYLVDEIASGEFLTKLPSLEILDLSYNYVKAKYPRYINISQNFSHLKLLQTLHLRGYVFQELRAEDFQPLMNLSNLKTINLGINFIKQINFTLFQNFSNLSIIYLSENRISPLVNDIKQNDMSGSSFQSHIRRLRSADTEFDPHSNFYHNTNPLIKPQCTVYGKALDLSLNSIFFIGREQFKAFHDIACLNLSSNGNGQVLHGTEFSAVPHIKYLDLTNNRLDFDDDNALSDLPELEVLDLSYNAHYFRIAGVTHRLGFIQNLTQLKVLNLSHNSIYTLTEQDLRSMSLKELVFSGNRLDILWNAEGDKYWKIFTNLGNLTWLDLSSNNLRHIPNEAFLNLPQSLTKLYIRDNVLNSFNWTLLQLFPHLQLLDLSGNRLSSLTNSLSKFTPSLRTLLLRRNRISHLPSNFLSEASSLIHLDLSSNLLKMINKSTLQTKTATNLTILELGRNPFDCTCDIGDFRRWMDENLDVTIPRLADVICSSPGDQRGKSIVSLELTTCVSDTIAAILCFFTFFITITVMLAALGHHWFYWDVWFIYHVCLAKVKGYRSLSTSQTFYDAYVSYDTKDASVTDWVINELRFHLEESEEKNVLLCLEERDWDPGLAIIDNLIQSVNQSKKTIFVLTKKYAKNWNFKTAFYLALQRLMDENMDVIIFILLEPVLQNSQYLKLRQRICKSSILQWPDNPKAEGLFWQSLKNVVLTENDSRYNNLYVDSIKQY, from the coding sequence ATGACCCTTCAGTCTTTGCTTCTGACCTGCCTTTTCCTGCTGATCTCTGATTCCCATGAGTTCTTCACTGAAGCAAATTATTCTAGAAGCTATCCTTGCGACGAGAAAAGACAAAATGGCTCTATTATTGCACAGTGCGATGACCGTCGACTGCGAGAAGTTCCCCAAACAGTGAGCAAATATGTGACAGCACTAGACCTGTCTTATAATTTCATCACACACATAACAAACGAATCATTTCAAGGGCTGCAAAATCTTACTAGCATAAATCTAAACCACAATGCCAATCAACAGCACCTGAATGAAAACCCTGATATAAACAGAAGTGGCATGAATATTACAGATGGGGCATTCCTCAACCTACAAAATCTAAACCAGCTACTGCTTGAAGACAACCAGTTAGACCAAATACCTGCTGGTTTGCCGGGGTCTTTGAGGGAACTTAGTCTAATTCAAAACAACATAATTTGGGTAGCTAAAAAGAATACTTCTGGACTTACGAATCTGGAAAGACTCTATTTGAGCTGGAACTGCTATTTTGGCAATAATTGTAATAACAAAACTTTCGACATAGAAGATGGGACGTTTGAAAGTCTTACAAATTTGAAGGTGCTGTCACTGTCTTTTAATAAACTTGTCCATGTGCCACCTAAACTGCCGAATTCCCTAACAGAACTTTACCTTAGCAATGCCAAGATTAAAGTCATCAGTCAGGAAGACTTCAAGGGATTGACAAACTTAACAGTGCTAGACTTAAGCGGGAACTGTCCAAGGTGTTTCAACGCGCCATTTCCCTGTACACCTTGTGAAGGAGGCTCTTCAATTCAGATCCATCCTCTTGCTTTCCAAACCCTGACGGAACTTCGCTACCTAAACCTCTCTAGCACTTCCCTCCAGAAGATTCCTGCAATGTGGTTTCAAAGTATGCATAATCTGAAGGTGCTACATCTGGAATTCAACTATTTAGTTGATGAAATAGCCTCTGGGGAATTTTTAACGAAACTGCCCTCCTTAGAAATTCTTGACCTATCTTACAACTATGTAAAGGCGAAATATCCAAGATATATTAACATTTCTCAAAACTTCTCTCATCTGAAGTTGCTCCAGACATTGCACTTGAGAGGTTACGTCTTCCAGGAACTTAGAGCAGAAGATTTCCAGCCCCTCATGAATCTCTCAAACTTAAAGACTATCAACTTGGGCATTAACTTTATTAAGCAAATTAATTTTACCCTTTTCCAAAATTTCTCCAACCTGAGCATCATTTACTTGTCAGAAAACAGAATATCACCCTTGGTAAATGATATCAAGCAAAACGATATGAGTGGTTCCTCTTTTCAAAGTCATATCCGTAGGCTACGCTCAGCAGATACTGAGTTTGACCCACATTCAAATTTTTATCATAACACCAACCCTTTAATAAAGCCACAGTGTACAGTTTATGGCAAAGCCTTAGATTTAAGCCTGaacagtattttctttattggaCGAGAGCAATTCAAAGCTTTTCATGACATTGCCTGCTTAAATCTGTCTTCTAATGGCAATGGCCAAGTGTTACACGGGACTGAATTTTCAGCTGTACCTCACATCAAATATTTGGATTTGACAAACAATAGACTGGACTTTGATGATGATAATGCTCTCAGTGACCTGCCGGAGTTAGAAGTTCTAGATCTCAGCTACAACGCACACTATTTCCGAATAGCAGGGGTAACGCACCGCTTAGGATTTATTCAAAATTTAACACAACTAAAAGTTTTAAACTTGAGCCACAACAGCATTTATACTTTAACGGAGCAAGACCTGAGAAGCATGTCCCTGAAAGAGTTAGTTTTCAGTGGAAACCGCCTTGACATTTTGTGGAACGCCGAAGGTGACAAGTACTggaaaatttttacaaatctcGGGAATCTGACATGGCTTGATTTGTCCTCAAATAACCTTAGGCACATCCCGAATGAAGCTTTCCTTAACTTGCCCCAGAGCCTCACCAAACTATACATAAGAGATAATGTATTAAATTCCTTTAACTGGACACTGCTCCAGCTGTTTCCTCATCTCCAGTTGCTCGACTTAAGTGGAAACAGGCTGTCCTCTTTGACCAACAGCCTCTCTAAATTCACGCCTTCTCTTCGCACGCTGCTACTGCGTCGAAACAGGATTTCCCACCTGCCCTCCAACTTTCTTTCTGAAGCCAGCAGTCTGATACACCTCGATTTAAGTTCCAACCTGCTGAAGATGATCAACAAATCCACACTTCAAACTAAGACCGCCACCAACCTAACCATTTTGGAACTAGGTAGGAACCCTTTTGACTGTACCTGTGACATTGGAGATTTTcgaagatggatggatgaaaatcTGGACGTCACCATTCCTAGATTGGCAGACGTCATTTGCTCTAGCCCGGGGGATCAGAGAGGGAAGAGCATCGTGAGTCTAGAGCTAACAACTTGTGTTTCAGACACCATTGCGGCGATATTGTGTTTCTTCACGTTCTTTATCACCATCACGGTTATGTTGGCTGCCCTGGGTCACCATTGGTTTTACTGGGATGTTTGGTTTATCTATCATGTGTGTTTAGCTAAGGTAAAAGGCTACAGGTCTCTTTCCACATCCCAAACTTTCTATGATGCCTACGTTTCTTATGACACCAAAGACGCCTCTGTTACCGACTGGGTGATAAATGAGCTACGCTTCCACCTAGAAGAGAGCgaagaaaaaaatgtgctccTCTGTTTAGAGGAGAGGGACTGGGACCCGGGCTTAGCCATCATCGATAACCTCATCCAGAGCGTAAACCAAAGCAAGAAAACAATATTTGTCTTAACCAAAAAATATGCCAAAAACTGGAACTTTAAAACGGCATTCTACTTGGCCTTGCAGAGGCTAATGGATGAGAATATGGATGTGATTATATTTATTCTGCTGGAGCCAGTGCTACAGAATTCTCAGTATCTGAAGCTGCGCCAAAGGATCTGCAAGAGCTCCATCCTTCAATGGCCTGACAACCCCAAGGCGGAAGGCTTGTTTTGGCAAAGTCTGAAGAACGTGGTCTTAACTGAAAATGATTCACGGTATAACAATCTGTATGTTGATTCCATCAAACAATACTAA